In the Oxobacter pfennigii genome, one interval contains:
- the dnaA gene encoding chromosomal replication initiator protein DnaA, translated as MSKELLDIWEKTLNIVKSELTEVSFNTWLKCIEPVSIDSDTIVLQLPNDFTRGILEARYKTLIVNALKLVTSKKYNIEFILSNEEIPRSLNKDVNSIPQHKSSHDDVNSQLLNPKYTFDTFVIGNSNRFAHAASLAVAESPAKAYNPLFIYGGVGLGKTHLMHAIGHYILENNPKSKVVYVSSEKFTNELINSIKDDKNVPFRNKYRTMDVLLIDDIQFIAGKERTQEEFFHTFNDLYEANKQIIISSDRPPKEIPTLEDRLRSRFEWGLIADIQPPDFETRIAILKKKADIENIGVPNDVMLYIANKIQSNIRELEGALIRVIAYSSLANREISVDLASEALKDIIANKSKQITVELIQDVVASYFSLRPEDFKSKRRTRNVAFPRQIAMYLARKLTDLSLPKIGDEFGGRDHTTVIHAFEKITNDLNNDEGLRDTLNEINKKLVQK; from the coding sequence ATGAGCAAAGAGTTGCTTGATATCTGGGAAAAAACACTTAACATTGTAAAATCCGAACTTACTGAGGTTAGTTTTAATACATGGCTTAAATGCATCGAGCCTGTTTCCATAGATAGCGACACCATAGTACTTCAGTTACCTAACGATTTTACCAGAGGCATTTTGGAAGCCCGGTATAAAACTCTGATTGTAAACGCTTTGAAGCTTGTTACTTCAAAGAAATACAACATAGAGTTTATTTTGAGCAACGAAGAAATTCCCAGGAGCTTAAATAAAGATGTAAATTCCATACCCCAGCATAAAAGTTCCCATGATGATGTGAATTCACAGCTTTTAAATCCTAAATATACTTTTGATACCTTCGTAATAGGCAACAGCAACCGGTTTGCCCATGCTGCATCACTGGCAGTTGCCGAGTCACCGGCAAAAGCGTACAACCCTCTTTTTATATATGGGGGGGTGGGCTTAGGCAAGACCCACCTTATGCATGCCATCGGCCATTACATACTTGAGAACAACCCGAAATCTAAGGTAGTTTATGTTTCATCGGAGAAATTCACAAATGAATTGATTAACTCCATAAAGGATGACAAAAATGTTCCTTTCAGAAATAAATACAGAACCATGGATGTGCTTTTAATAGACGATATACAATTCATAGCAGGGAAGGAAAGAACCCAGGAGGAGTTTTTCCATACCTTCAATGACTTGTACGAGGCTAATAAACAGATTATAATCTCCAGCGACCGTCCTCCAAAAGAAATTCCTACATTAGAGGATAGGCTAAGGTCCCGCTTCGAATGGGGGCTTATTGCCGACATTCAGCCGCCGGATTTTGAGACCAGAATAGCCATATTGAAAAAGAAGGCGGATATTGAAAATATCGGCGTTCCAAATGATGTAATGCTGTACATTGCAAACAAGATACAGTCTAACATCAGGGAATTGGAAGGTGCGTTAATAAGAGTAATTGCCTATTCTTCCCTTGCCAATAGGGAAATAAGCGTTGATTTGGCAAGCGAAGCCTTAAAAGACATAATTGCAAATAAATCAAAGCAAATAACAGTTGAGCTTATACAGGATGTGGTTGCAAGCTACTTCAGTCTTCGGCCGGAGGATTTCAAATCCAAGCGCCGTACCAGGAATGTTGCTTTTCCCAGGCAAATAGCTATGTACCTGGCAAGAAAGCTCACTGATTTATCCCTCCCCAAAATAGGAGATGAGTTTGGCGGCAGGGATCATACGACGGTTATTCATGCCTTTGAGAAAATAACAAACGACCTCAATAACGACGAAGGCCTGAGAGATACATTAAATGAAATAAATAAAAAGCTGGTTCAGAAGTAA
- the dnaN gene encoding DNA polymerase III subunit beta → MKLRCSKGELLEGISTVQKAVTGRTTLPILEGILITCYNDRLTLTATDLDLGIETQVNCEIISKGSVVLNSRLLGDIVRRLPDMDIEIEVDSLYNTTISCGNSKFNIIGQNPDEYPELPVINENILYRIPQDLLKNMIRQTIFAAAQDETRPILTGVLFEVRNSVLTMVALDAYRLALRRANLGNADDITAVIPGKTLGEVGKILAQTDDDIAITFTPNHILFTINNTRVISRLLDGEFMNYRQIIPEEFKTKVKVNTKLLLDSIERASLLAKEGKTNLIKMEIGNDEIIITSNSQLGNVHEQVGIEFEGSDIKIAFNSKYFIDVLKIIDTDEIYLELSSSVSPCILKTEDWESHTYLILPVRLISQ, encoded by the coding sequence ATGAAATTAAGATGTTCAAAGGGTGAACTATTAGAAGGCATATCAACGGTGCAAAAAGCCGTTACAGGCAGAACAACTCTTCCTATATTGGAAGGAATACTTATAACATGCTACAATGACAGGCTCACTCTTACGGCTACAGACCTGGATTTAGGCATTGAAACTCAAGTTAACTGCGAAATTATTTCTAAAGGATCCGTTGTATTAAACTCAAGATTGTTAGGCGATATAGTAAGAAGGCTTCCTGATATGGATATAGAAATAGAAGTGGATAGCTTGTACAATACCACTATCAGCTGCGGCAATTCAAAATTCAATATAATCGGACAGAATCCCGATGAATATCCCGAGCTTCCGGTTATAAACGAAAACATACTGTACAGGATTCCTCAGGACTTACTTAAGAATATGATAAGGCAGACCATATTTGCAGCTGCCCAGGATGAAACAAGGCCTATTTTAACGGGTGTTTTGTTCGAGGTAAGGAACAGCGTTTTGACAATGGTGGCACTGGATGCCTATAGGCTGGCTTTAAGAAGGGCAAATTTAGGAAATGCCGACGATATAACAGCTGTCATACCCGGCAAAACCTTAGGCGAAGTGGGAAAAATACTGGCGCAGACCGATGATGACATAGCCATAACCTTCACACCCAATCATATTCTCTTTACCATAAACAATACAAGGGTAATATCAAGGCTGCTAGACGGTGAATTCATGAACTACAGGCAGATAATACCCGAAGAATTCAAGACAAAGGTAAAGGTAAACACCAAACTTTTATTGGACAGCATAGAGCGCGCTTCCTTACTTGCCAAGGAAGGCAAGACAAACCTTATAAAAATGGAAATAGGAAATGATGAAATAATCATCACATCCAATTCTCAATTGGGAAATGTACATGAGCAGGTAGGTATAGAATTTGAAGGAAGCGATATAAAAATTGCATTTAATTCAAAATATTTTATTGATGTATTGAAGATAATCGATACCGATGAAATTTATCTTGAGCTTTCAAGCAGCGTAAGCCCCTGTATATTGAAGACAGAGGACTGGGAAAGCCATACATATCTGATATTACCTGTAAGATTGATATCTCAGTAA
- the yaaA gene encoding S4 domain-containing protein YaaA, with the protein MNKVTINTEFIKLDQFLKWAGIAEHGAAAKAMIQDGIVKVNGEAATQRGKKLYKGYVVSVEGLGEYVIE; encoded by the coding sequence ATGAACAAGGTAACTATAAATACAGAATTCATTAAGCTTGACCAATTCTTAAAATGGGCAGGTATAGCAGAACACGGAGCAGCCGCCAAGGCCATGATACAAGACGGAATTGTAAAGGTTAACGGTGAAGCTGCCACACAAAGAGGAAAGAAGCTTTATAAAGGCTATGTAGTAAGTGTGGAAGGTCTTGGAGAATATGTGATAGAATAA
- the recF gene encoding DNA replication/repair protein RecF (All proteins in this family for which functions are known are DNA-binding proteins that assist the filamentation of RecA onto DNA for the initiation of recombination or recombinational repair.), translated as MYVSRMALQNYRNYDKLSLHLHPRLNIFFGNNAQGKTNLVESIYMCGTGRSHRTFKDKEIIRWDTSISSIKNEVVKKEMVTTIEINLFDGKAKNIKVGGVRIDKMSDLFGNLNVVMFSPEDLKLVKEGPVFRRRFLDVEISQVKPNYFYNLNQYNKVLLQRNNLLKSIKYDNSLTKTLDVWDEQLSQYGSYIITYRLDFIKKIGILAKLIHRKITNGKEELSISYSTQFKGVSNREDLKIGIYKKLIERRQEDIRRGITTVGPHRDDMDFYINNIDVKTYGSQGQQRTTALSLKLSELEFIKSECSEYPVLLLDDVLSELDINRQKFLLDSLKNIQTIITCTSINDIIEFRKNDRYLFEVIEGKINKIEE; from the coding sequence ATGTATGTAAGCAGAATGGCGCTTCAAAACTACAGAAATTATGATAAGCTGTCCTTGCATCTGCATCCCAGGCTTAATATATTTTTTGGAAATAATGCCCAGGGAAAAACAAACCTGGTGGAATCCATATATATGTGCGGCACCGGAAGGTCTCACAGAACCTTCAAGGATAAGGAGATTATAAGATGGGATACATCAATCAGCAGCATCAAAAATGAGGTAGTAAAAAAAGAAATGGTGACTACCATTGAAATAAACTTATTTGACGGAAAGGCTAAAAACATTAAAGTAGGCGGAGTCAGGATAGATAAGATGTCCGATCTGTTCGGAAATTTAAATGTGGTCATGTTTTCCCCCGAGGATTTAAAGCTCGTAAAGGAAGGTCCGGTTTTTAGAAGAAGGTTTCTGGATGTTGAAATATCCCAGGTAAAGCCCAATTACTTTTATAATCTTAATCAATATAACAAGGTATTGCTTCAAAGGAACAACCTTTTAAAATCCATCAAATATGATAATTCGCTGACTAAAACCCTGGACGTATGGGATGAGCAGTTATCCCAGTACGGTTCTTATATAATCACTTACAGGCTGGATTTTATAAAAAAGATAGGTATTTTGGCAAAGCTTATACACAGGAAAATCACCAACGGAAAAGAGGAGCTATCAATATCCTATTCCACCCAATTCAAAGGAGTTTCAAACAGGGAAGATTTAAAGATCGGAATTTATAAAAAGCTTATTGAGAGAAGGCAGGAGGATATAAGGAGAGGGATTACCACAGTTGGCCCTCACAGGGATGATATGGATTTTTATATAAACAATATAGATGTAAAAACCTACGGATCCCAGGGGCAGCAAAGGACTACGGCACTTTCACTTAAATTAAGCGAGCTGGAATTTATCAAAAGCGAATGCTCCGAATATCCGGTGCTTCTTTTAGATGACGTATTATCCGAATTGGATATAAACAGGCAGAAATTCCTGCTTGACAGCTTAAAAAACATCCAGACCATCATAACATGTACAAGTATTAACGACATTATCGAATTCCGGAAAAACGACAGGTATCTTTTTGAAGTAATCGAAGGAAAGATAAATAAAATAGAGGAATAG
- the remB gene encoding extracellular matrix regulator RemB produces the protein MFIHLGENVVIPIKGIISIMDMESTNMSNDTKQFLKTAEEEGFVRKISQEKPKSFILAEINKKSIIYLSPISSVTLSKRSGFIDTL, from the coding sequence ATGTTCATTCATCTGGGCGAAAATGTTGTTATACCTATTAAGGGTATAATTTCTATTATGGATATGGAATCAACAAATATGTCCAATGATACAAAGCAGTTTTTAAAAACAGCTGAAGAAGAAGGGTTTGTAAGAAAGATATCCCAGGAAAAACCCAAATCCTTCATTCTTGCGGAAATAAATAAAAAGAGCATTATATACCTATCTCCCATATCATCTGTTACCTTAAGTAAGAGAAGTGGCTTTATAGATACGCTTTGA
- the gyrB gene encoding DNA topoisomerase (ATP-hydrolyzing) subunit B yields MAKNIETYDESQIQVLEGLEAVRKRPGMYIGSTGPRGLHHLVYEIVDNSIDEALAGYCDTIEIVIGKDNSISVTDNGRGMPVGMHPKMKKPTVEVIMTILHAGGKFGGGGYKVSGGLHGVGASVVNALSEWLVIEVKREGKLYSQRYERGKPATEFGVVGNARGTGTKAIFKPDPEIFEDLNYDYDTLANRLRELSFLNAGIKIILKDDREGKEETFHYEGGIVSFVKYLNKNKEVVFNEPISIQGKKDDTIVEIAIQYNDSYTENIFSFANNIDTTEGGTHLSGFKAALTKAFNDYGKKYNYIKENDKPLSGEDIREGLTAVISVKLTNPQFEGQTKTKLGNTELRGIVDGIVYEGVVAFFEENPSISKVVYDKALTAARAREAARKARELTRRKNVLENTSLPGKLADCSERNAELCEIYIVEGDSAGGSAKQGRDRKFQAILPLRGKIMNVEKQRLDKILGSETIRSMVTAFGAGIDDDFDVDKIRYHKIIIMTDADVDGAHIRTLLLTFFYRYMRPLIEKGHVYIAQPPLYKVSKGKNEYYTYSDKELEKLLDQIGRENYTIQRYKGLGEMNPEQLWETTMDPKVRVLLKVDIGDAIAADEIFTILMGDKVEPRREFIEINAKKVQNLDI; encoded by the coding sequence ATGGCTAAAAATATAGAAACCTATGATGAGAGTCAGATACAGGTCTTAGAAGGATTAGAGGCCGTAAGAAAGCGCCCGGGTATGTATATTGGAAGCACCGGGCCAAGGGGACTTCATCATCTTGTATATGAAATAGTTGATAATAGTATAGATGAAGCTTTGGCAGGCTATTGCGATACTATTGAAATTGTAATAGGCAAGGATAATTCAATTTCGGTAACAGATAACGGCAGGGGTATGCCCGTTGGTATGCATCCTAAAATGAAAAAGCCCACTGTCGAGGTTATAATGACAATTCTTCATGCAGGCGGAAAATTCGGCGGAGGAGGATACAAGGTATCGGGAGGATTGCACGGCGTTGGTGCATCGGTAGTTAATGCCCTGTCCGAGTGGCTTGTTATTGAGGTTAAAAGAGAAGGCAAGTTATACAGCCAGAGATATGAAAGGGGAAAACCGGCAACGGAATTCGGCGTTGTAGGCAATGCGAGAGGTACCGGAACCAAAGCTATATTCAAGCCGGATCCTGAAATTTTCGAAGATCTCAACTATGATTATGACACCCTTGCAAACAGGTTGAGAGAATTATCATTCTTGAATGCAGGAATAAAAATAATCCTAAAGGATGACAGAGAAGGAAAGGAAGAAACCTTCCACTATGAAGGAGGTATAGTTTCTTTCGTAAAATATCTCAATAAAAACAAGGAAGTAGTTTTCAACGAGCCCATATCAATTCAGGGTAAAAAGGACGATACAATTGTAGAAATAGCCATTCAATACAATGACAGCTATACTGAAAATATATTTTCCTTTGCAAACAACATAGATACAACCGAGGGCGGAACTCATTTAAGCGGATTTAAGGCAGCCCTGACCAAAGCCTTTAATGATTACGGAAAAAAGTATAATTACATAAAAGAAAATGATAAGCCGCTATCCGGTGAAGATATAAGGGAAGGCCTTACTGCCGTTATTTCGGTAAAATTGACTAATCCCCAGTTTGAAGGCCAGACAAAGACAAAGCTTGGGAATACAGAGTTAAGGGGAATAGTTGACGGCATTGTATATGAAGGTGTAGTTGCATTTTTTGAAGAAAATCCTTCAATCTCAAAGGTGGTTTACGACAAGGCACTGACTGCAGCAAGAGCAAGGGAAGCTGCAAGAAAAGCCAGGGAACTTACCAGGAGAAAAAATGTCCTTGAAAACACCTCCTTACCTGGAAAACTGGCAGATTGCTCCGAAAGAAATGCAGAGCTTTGTGAAATATACATAGTTGAGGGTGACTCGGCAGGCGGCTCGGCAAAGCAGGGCAGGGACAGAAAATTCCAGGCTATCCTGCCTTTAAGGGGCAAGATAATGAACGTTGAAAAGCAGAGGCTGGATAAAATTCTGGGCAGTGAGACCATAAGGTCCATGGTAACAGCCTTTGGAGCAGGCATAGATGACGATTTTGACGTTGATAAAATAAGATATCACAAAATAATTATAATGACTGACGCCGACGTTGACGGCGCTCATATAAGGACTCTTCTTCTGACCTTCTTTTACAGGTACATGAGGCCTTTGATTGAGAAGGGACATGTATATATTGCCCAGCCGCCTTTGTATAAAGTAAGCAAGGGCAAGAATGAATATTATACATATTCAGACAAAGAGCTTGAAAAGCTCTTAGACCAGATAGGCAGGGAGAACTATACCATCCAAAGATACAAAGGCTTAGGAGAAATGAATCCGGAGCAGCTGTGGGAAACCACAATGGACCCCAAAGTCAGAGTGCTTTTAAAGGTTGATATAGGAGACGCCATTGCCGCCGATGAGATATTTACAATACTCATGGGTGACAAGGTAGAACCAAGAAGAGAATTTATAGAGATAAATGCTAAAAAAGTACAAAACCTTGATATATAG
- the gyrA gene encoding DNA gyrase subunit A encodes MDQDRDKIVQVDIKDEMKKSYIDYAMSVIAGRALPDVRDGLKPVHRRILFSMNELGVTSDKPYRKSARIVGDVLGKYHPHGDASVYDAMVRLAQDFSTRYELIDGHGNFGSVDGDSAAAMRYTEARMSKIASEMMRDIEKETVDFIPNFDDTLKEPLVLPSRFPNLLVNGSQGIAVGMATNIPPHNLGEVIDGVVMLIDNPEATVKELMAKVKGPDFPTAGIIMGKEGIKNAYETGRGKITVRAKADIEEMSGGKTRIIVTEIPYMVNKARLIEKIAELVRDKKIEGISDLRDESDRDGMRIVIEIKRDANANVILNLLYKYTQMQDTFGVIMLALVDGQPMVLNLKEILHHYLNFQKEVIVRRTKYDLAKAEARAHILEGLRIALDNIDEIIKIIRGSKTVGDAKVALMERFGLTEIQSQAIVDMRLARLTGLEREKIEEEYAELIKMINYYREVLANERLVYQIIKDEILEIRKKYSDGRRSKLVNKIEEIDIEDLIPEEQVVITLTHFGYVKRLSIDTYTAQKRGGKGIAGLTTREEDFVEHLFITSTHNNILFFTNQGRVYTMKAFEIPDASRQAKGTAIVNLLQLNTREKIQAVMTVKEFESDKYIVMTTKEGIIKKTPLEQFHSIRKNGLYAINLKQGDELIEVKLTDGKQQILIVTSNGYSIRFSEEDVRSMGRGAAGVKAITLREGDIAVGMDVVDETAELLTVSERGFGKRTPLKQYSPQGRGGKGVKTYKVTEKTGKLVGAKVVRDPDEILMINDMGTVIRLNVSNISETGRNTLGVKLMKTGDDSNVVSIAKINNEDKEDL; translated from the coding sequence GTGGATCAGGACAGAGATAAGATAGTACAAGTAGACATAAAAGATGAAATGAAAAAAAGCTATATAGATTACGCCATGAGTGTTATAGCAGGCAGGGCTCTTCCCGATGTAAGGGACGGCTTAAAGCCTGTACATAGAAGAATACTCTTTTCAATGAATGAATTGGGTGTAACCTCCGACAAACCATACAGAAAGTCGGCCAGAATAGTCGGAGACGTTTTGGGTAAATACCATCCTCATGGTGATGCATCGGTTTATGATGCGATGGTAAGGCTTGCCCAGGATTTTTCTACAAGATATGAGCTTATAGACGGGCATGGAAACTTCGGTTCGGTGGACGGTGACAGTGCTGCAGCAATGCGTTATACCGAAGCAAGGATGAGTAAAATCGCATCGGAAATGATGAGGGATATTGAAAAGGAAACCGTTGATTTTATTCCTAACTTTGACGATACATTAAAAGAGCCGTTGGTTCTTCCATCCCGTTTTCCGAACCTTCTGGTTAACGGTTCCCAGGGTATAGCCGTCGGTATGGCAACAAACATACCTCCCCACAATTTAGGCGAGGTAATAGACGGCGTTGTTATGCTAATCGACAATCCGGAAGCTACTGTCAAGGAATTGATGGCCAAGGTTAAAGGCCCTGATTTCCCGACGGCAGGCATTATAATGGGTAAAGAGGGCATAAAAAATGCCTATGAAACAGGCCGCGGAAAGATTACAGTAAGGGCCAAGGCGGATATTGAGGAGATGTCGGGAGGAAAGACAAGGATAATAGTTACCGAAATCCCCTATATGGTCAACAAGGCAAGGCTTATTGAAAAAATCGCCGAGCTTGTAAGAGACAAGAAGATTGAAGGTATTTCCGATTTAAGAGACGAATCCGACAGGGATGGAATGAGGATTGTCATCGAGATAAAAAGGGATGCCAATGCCAATGTTATATTGAATTTACTGTATAAATACACCCAGATGCAGGATACCTTCGGAGTTATAATGCTTGCATTGGTTGACGGACAGCCGATGGTTTTAAACTTAAAGGAAATTCTTCATCATTATCTTAACTTCCAAAAAGAAGTTATAGTAAGGCGTACAAAATACGATCTTGCAAAGGCCGAAGCCAGGGCTCATATTTTGGAAGGTTTAAGAATTGCCCTTGATAATATTGATGAAATAATAAAAATCATCAGGGGTTCTAAAACCGTAGGCGATGCCAAGGTGGCTTTAATGGAAAGATTCGGCCTTACGGAAATCCAGTCCCAGGCCATAGTGGACATGAGGCTTGCCAGATTGACTGGCTTAGAAAGAGAAAAAATTGAGGAAGAATATGCCGAGCTTATCAAAATGATTAATTACTACAGAGAAGTTCTGGCAAATGAAAGATTGGTTTATCAGATTATAAAGGATGAAATCCTTGAGATAAGAAAGAAATATTCCGACGGAAGAAGATCCAAGCTGGTAAATAAAATAGAGGAAATAGATATAGAGGATTTGATTCCCGAGGAGCAGGTTGTAATAACCCTTACACATTTTGGTTACGTAAAGAGATTGAGCATCGATACATACACCGCCCAAAAGAGGGGCGGGAAGGGCATAGCCGGCCTTACCACAAGGGAAGAGGATTTCGTGGAGCATTTGTTTATTACCTCCACCCATAACAATATACTCTTCTTTACAAACCAGGGCAGAGTGTACACTATGAAGGCCTTTGAAATCCCCGATGCTTCAAGGCAGGCAAAAGGCACTGCCATAGTCAATCTTCTGCAATTAAATACCAGGGAGAAAATACAGGCTGTAATGACGGTAAAGGAATTTGAGAGTGATAAATATATCGTCATGACTACAAAGGAAGGAATTATAAAGAAGACTCCATTAGAACAGTTCCATTCCATAAGAAAGAACGGCCTGTATGCTATTAACTTAAAACAGGGCGATGAGCTTATAGAAGTTAAATTGACTGACGGAAAGCAGCAGATACTTATTGTGACCTCCAACGGTTACAGCATAAGATTCAGCGAGGAAGACGTCAGATCCATGGGCAGAGGGGCCGCCGGCGTAAAAGCCATAACCTTAAGGGAAGGCGACATCGCCGTCGGTATGGACGTTGTGGATGAGACTGCCGAGCTTTTAACCGTCAGCGAAAGGGGCTTCGGAAAAAGGACGCCTCTTAAGCAGTATTCACCCCAGGGAAGAGGCGGCAAGGGAGTCAAAACCTACAAAGTCACCGAAAAGACAGGAAAACTGGTAGGCGCAAAGGTGGTAAGAGACCCGGATGAAATATTGATGATTAACGATATGGGCACCGTAATAAGATTGAATGTTTCAAACATATCCGAAACGGGAAGAAATACCTTAGGCGTCAAACTGATGAAAACCGGCGATGATTCCAATGTCGTATCCATAGCCAAAATAAACAACGAAGATAAAGAAGATTTATAA
- a CDS encoding DUF4153 domain-containing protein — MSDDNVQYERPLSDEELKRAEEEGKIGSRDRIHTVIFAFLVGMAFDYLFYDKYPGLSFTIFGVLLMGFFFYSARERINYKRKTGWFVLAVIFLLSSNFAIRSNSFLATLNALCVPLLTVAYTILVTNEKPDWSKPSFIIKMAERIFYLSFLNVLKPFIFLKQLTAKKEKGEINKTRRSILIGLLASLPVLIFVVPLLSSADMVFNHYIRNMADIFDFIKMDNLFIHIILTGGVFLYVFGYAWSFKFSDANREYPELEKEGNIDPTVIITMLGVMNAVYLLFTIIQFSYLYGGAEGMVPQGFTYAEYARRGFFELVAVTMINFAILITAMRVAKNDNIKLNRVLNGFLSALVIFTCNMLFSAHYKMSMYEEAYGYTELRIYVHIFMLLMFILFILAMVKIWHVRFQFFKVSFTCAVLIYVALNFMNVHSIIARNNIERYYATGNIDIMYLLNLSYDSVPQVVELMEARGADFPEDVKVRLREKYNSINRDYKWMEYNYSVARAQRVLGEYFSGE; from the coding sequence ATGTCTGATGATAATGTTCAATATGAAAGACCTTTGAGTGATGAAGAATTAAAAAGGGCGGAAGAAGAGGGAAAAATAGGGAGCAGGGACAGAATACATACTGTAATATTTGCTTTCCTGGTGGGAATGGCATTTGATTATCTGTTTTATGATAAATATCCGGGGTTGTCATTCACCATATTCGGCGTACTGCTTATGGGGTTCTTTTTCTACAGCGCGAGGGAGAGGATAAACTATAAAAGGAAGACGGGCTGGTTTGTACTGGCAGTAATATTCCTGCTTTCTTCAAACTTCGCAATCCGTTCCAACAGCTTCCTGGCCACATTGAATGCCCTGTGTGTGCCCTTACTTACAGTAGCCTACACCATACTTGTGACAAATGAAAAACCCGATTGGTCCAAGCCTTCTTTTATAATAAAGATGGCAGAGAGGATATTTTACCTTTCATTTTTGAATGTATTAAAGCCCTTTATATTTTTAAAACAATTGACTGCAAAGAAAGAAAAGGGTGAAATTAATAAAACCAGAAGAAGCATACTGATAGGGCTTCTTGCCTCCCTCCCCGTCCTCATATTTGTAGTTCCCCTTCTTTCTTCGGCTGATATGGTTTTTAATCATTATATAAGAAACATGGCAGATATTTTTGACTTCATTAAAATGGATAATTTATTTATCCACATCATTTTGACAGGAGGCGTTTTCCTTTATGTATTCGGATATGCCTGGAGCTTTAAATTTTCAGATGCCAACAGGGAATATCCGGAGTTGGAAAAGGAAGGTAATATAGATCCTACGGTTATAATTACAATGCTGGGGGTAATGAATGCGGTATATCTTCTTTTTACTATAATACAGTTCTCCTATCTTTATGGAGGGGCGGAAGGCATGGTGCCCCAGGGCTTTACCTATGCCGAGTATGCCAGGAGGGGCTTCTTTGAACTGGTGGCGGTGACTATGATCAATTTTGCCATATTGATAACAGCCATGAGGGTGGCTAAAAATGACAATATTAAGCTAAATAGGGTATTGAACGGTTTCTTAAGCGCCCTTGTGATATTTACCTGTAATATGTTATTCTCTGCCCACTATAAGATGTCAATGTATGAAGAGGCCTACGGCTATACCGAGCTTAGGATATACGTACATATATTTATGCTCCTCATGTTCATATTGTTCATACTTGCCATGGTAAAAATATGGCATGTCAGGTTCCAGTTCTTCAAAGTCTCCTTCACCTGCGCAGTCTTAATATATGTGGCCCTTAATTTTATGAACGTCCACAGCATAATTGCCCGGAATAATATTGAAAGGTATTATGCCACGGGAAATATAGATATAATGTACCTGTTAAACCTCTCATACGACAGCGTCCCCCAGGTCGTTGAACTTATGGAGGCAAGGGGAGCCGACTTTCCAGAGGATGTGAAGGTACGCCTCAGGGAGAAATACAATTCCATAAACAGGGATTATAAATGGATGGAATATAATTATTCAGTTGCCAGGGCCCAAAGAGTTTTAGGGGAGTACTTCTCAGGTGAATAA